DNA sequence from the Lasioglossum baleicum unplaced genomic scaffold, iyLasBale1 scaffold2292, whole genome shotgun sequence genome:
cgtcaATTCCGTTCAGGTATTTTTGATATTAAAGGTCCTCGCACCGGAAGACCCatcgtcgaaaatgtcgataaAATCACAGAAATAATCGAAGTTGACCGGTATGTTAGTAGTCGTAAGCATCGCTCAGGAGATCGAccataaaacatttttaaaccatttgcacgAAGCTGGATTCAAAAAGAAGCTcgatgtttgggtgccacaTCAATTAACTCCAAAAAGTATGATGGACGAATTTCTatctgcgaagccttggccaaacgGAATGAAATCGACCtatttcttaaacggatggtgactggggatgagaaatgggtcacatacgaTAATATTGTGCGAAAACGATGTCAAAGCGGGGTGAAGCAGCTCAAACGGTGGTCAAACCAGTACTAACGGTCAGGAAGGTTCTGCTGTGCATTTGGTGGGACTGGAAAGGAACCATTTATTATGAGTTtcttccatatggccaaacactaaattcagacatctattgtcaacaactggaccgtctgaagcgagcaattgaccagaaacggccagaattggccaacagaagaggtgtcgtgttccatcaggacaacgctaggccacacacttctatagtgactcgtcagaaactccgggagcttggttgggaagttttaactctttgcactcgacgattgtttcgttacagaaaaatagtaattcgaaaattttctaccataaagttaacgatacttttaaaacggtaaacaagaaatcctatgaaaattaagacatggaattattttatctcgacGTTCCACGCATCGGtggataattttaaatttgatatatcaattaatatcCATCTTTAGAATTTGATTAAATGCCGTCTgagagtcgcctctcgagtgcaaagggttaatgcatCCACTACATAGTCCGGACCTGGTACCAAGCGATTACCATGTTTTTCTTGCATTGAAAAACTACCTgagtgataagaaattggcatcaagAGAAGATTGTGAAAATCGATTATTAGAGTTCAATATGGACCAAGGCTTCAATGAGAGAAGCATTATGAAGCTACCtttaaaatggcaacaaattatagaacaaaacgatgcatatttgacctaaatcggacaattcgaaacatgttaaataaagtcttgaagttcacggaaaaataatggatttctttttcccaaacctaatatatatatacatgtaatgggttgtccggaaagttcgtgccgattttCGGTAGGAAGCGTGAGAGACCTGCCTAAAtatatcacaattattgaaaacaaatgacaCGTGTACATATTCTAAAAGAGATAACTTCAGCTATATTTGGAAAAAAGTTTGGTTACGATTcgttaatttttatgttttgtacGCCTTAGAATATGGTGATAAATAAAGTGCATTATAGGCATTTAATGCTTTTCTTTTTCCGAATGGGCAAAAATGCCACACAAGCGGCAAATAAGATATGCGCTGTTTATGGCGAGGATGCTGTAGCCGAAAGAACTGTGCGGAAGTGGTTTGCTCGGTTTAAAGCTGGAAATTTCGACCATGAAGATGAAGAAGGTCCAGGTAGGCCGTCCACCACAGACGAAGATATGATTAGAACAGAAATCGAGAATAGCCCATGCTCAACATTACGTCAATTAGCAGGAAtgctaaataaatcaaaattaacTATCCACGATCATACTGTGAAGCTTGGCTATGTAAACCGTCTTGATGTATGGGTTCCGCACGATTTAACGAAGAAAAATCTGTTGGACCGCGTCTCCATTTGCGACTTGCTTTACAAGCGCAAACGAGGAGACGCCATTTCTGAAGCAATTAGTGACGGGGGATGAAAAAtggataatttataaaaatgttcagcgtaAAAGGTCCTGGAGAAAGCGTGATGAACCACCTTTAGTCACCCCAAAAGCCGGTCTTTATTCGAAGAAGGTAATGCTCTGTATCTGGTGGGACTGGAAAGGAATCCTATATTATGAGCTTTtaccaaataatgaaacaataGATTCGGCAAAGTATTGCTCTCAATTAGATAAATTGGAGACATCAATTGAATAAAACTGTCCAGAAATTGCGAATCAGAAGGGCGTCGTGTTTCATCAGGACAATGCGCGACCTCATGTGTCTTTGAGAACTCGGCAAAAATTGTTGGAGTTTGGTTGGGATGTTTTACCCCATCCACCGTATTCGCCAGACCTTGCGCCTTCGGATTTCCACCGTTTCCGATCATTACAAAATTCCCTTAATGGaaaaaatttcaactctttggTCGAGATAAAAACCCATTTGGACAATTTTTTTGCCGAAAAACCTGAGAGGTTCTGGAAGGACGGAATTCTCAAGCTACATGAAAGATGAAGAAAGGTTGTGGAACAGAATGGTACCTATATAACTTAATAAATGTATACCGATATTTAAATGAGCTGCGTTTTAATTTTCCTaaaaatcggcacgaactttccggacaacccaGTGTCATAGTATATAATTATTTCTGTGATTTGGGAGAAAATAAGTGACGAAGCTTTCCTGAAGATAAGATTTAATCTTAATTAAAATTTGCTATAACCGTTAATCCTTTCACGAGTAAGCGTTTTAAGTCAGCCTTAAGTGAATTTGCTGCTTAACCCACTAGCGCCACCACGATCAATTTCTCCACTAAATACAATGTAAATGTCGTATATATCGttgaatgattttttaatttataatgtgTAGTATACTTCTTACTACGTGTGCCGTATTATTTGCACGATATTGTTGACACAGATTTTTCGTGAAAGGgttaatgttattaaatatttaccttctGACTAGAGAAGGTCGTGTAGGAGCATCAGCGTGGGTTGTAAGTTTGGAATTCACAGTTTCAGTCTCCATCGTTTTATCGTCATTGACTTGTATTATTTCGACCTTGTTATTTTTTGTTGGAAGCTCTGTATGTTTCTCCTCTTGCTCTTTAATCTTTTCTTCATCGGAAATTTGTCCACCTTCGATTGAATCCTTCGTCTGAAGATCCTCGGTTCGTTTGCTATTCTCCAACCAGGTATTTTCCTACGGTAAGGGGTACATCTATGAATCGGAAAATTATTCTTTAACGGAGCTAGAAGTACTATCAcgcttataatattattttgttacatttttttctgttttcctATCTTCATCTTAttttacaaattcttttttgttattcttattattcttatattattatataataattattcttaTTATTCTAACATGTAAGATATAGACAAATCGAAGATTATACTGATATTAAACATAGATTATATCAGATTATATCATATCAAAAAATCAAGAGTAACTGAAAGAgtaacgttaaaaaataatgcaaGGATATATACAGGATATGCACATAGTACACGTAATATCTGTATTACAATATATACATTTAGTACATTTATTGATCATGGTGGCGTTAGTATGTTCAATGAAAAATCGTATTCGGGCTGGTATAGAAATGAAGCAGTGTATTGAACCTTTTTGcttttcaattaatttatttttaatacattaattTTTCAGTTAATTCTTCCAACTAATATAATATCATATATTGCATTCGAATACCTTATTGATCCAATAAGGATAATAAAGCAACGTATACCTGTAGTAAATGTACTGCAAATATTGTATTCATCGTTGAATTATTCTCCAATTATTTTATTGACATAATCTTGAGATTTTCTATTTACTATATACGTATATTACGTTGTTCTGACCGAttcaatggaaatattttacttcAAAACATCAAATATAAACtttgaatattttcttataCGAGTGTATATTAAAACTAGTAATGTTTTTTAAAAACAAGTAAACGAGTAATGTTTTTTGTTTTACTTTGACAAAATGTTACATATCATTCGTAAAATGTACACATCAACTTCATTCGTTGCAAATATTTTAACTGTGTACAAGATACAAGTAAAGATATTATTTACAAAGATTATAAGCTTTCAAGAGAACCATATAATGGTTTTGACGATAATTTTGCGTGAGTAGTTTCGTTACATGTAAGCATGGGAAAAATCTAGAAGTTGATTTtgcttttttacgtaaaatgtCCAATTTCTTATGGTTAAATTCGACAGAAGTACGAATTTCGAGTACAAAAGAATAAAAATACCGTATAATACAGTACAAAGCTCAGAATTTAAAGAGGATGTTGTAAGACCCATTGCTCGATCTCGTTTATTTATAAAACGTGGAATGATTTGATCTAAGCGAAATTAATTACCTTGACTGAACAAATTGCGCTATTGTACGtgatttaacactaggtttacgggtttTTTTCgcatacctatttctacggacacccatcagatttagggtaaagaaaaccacatattttctttaaaaaacaaccgatgggtttaatttgaaaacaatcgcaatattaacagacttaatataagttaattaaatctgttaatatcgtataaatgAAGCAACTCTggcgggtcccgtaaatctagtgttaaattgTATCCACTGCTTAATTTTTCTTATGTTTTACAACTCGAGTAATGCATGGTGAGATATGGTGATCGATGTTTGAATGACAATTCTAGAGTTCTGCTGTTTGGAGGTATAGCGTGGATTTTTAACGACCACACGCATCGCAGAGATCTCTACAGTTTCCACCGCTCATTTTTTTGAAGTAGCACGGACTGAAATTCGCTATTCGAAATGAAAAACGTCCGAAAATTATTTATGTGATCAATTATACCTTACGGTAACAGTTTCGTTCAACAATTTCACATATTGCTTATACAAAACTCGAAATTAaaagtttataataattattttttaatggttaTTCAAAAAGTATAGGTAATAGAGTCAGAAAATTAAGGACAGTAAAGATGACGGATAAATAACGTAAGCTAAGTGTTCTAATAAAATAGTTTTATGGCTGGTAGAGGCACCTTCGGAAATCAGAGTTAGAAAATTAAGGACAGTAAAGATGACGGATAAATAACGTAAGCTAAGTgttctaataaaataattttatggcTGGTAGAGGCACCTTCGGAAATCAGAGTCAGAAAATTAAGGACAGTAAAGATGACGGATAAATAACGTAAGCTAAGTgttctaataaaataattttatggcTGGTAGAGGCACCTTCAGAAATCCCGAAAATAAAGAGCCGTAATAATAGGCAATAAAAGACTTCTAAAATTAGTGcatgttattataattatattgtacTTTATAGAAATAAAAAGTTCTATAGAGAAAGAAGCGTTCCTCAGGTCAAAATGGTAGATCTACCCGATCGGTCGGCTAAGTGTTAATATCCAGGGAGAATTTGAATTagtgaaattctggtggaggtgGTGGAATGTGTAGACTTCTATCGACTAAGAAACTCTATGCAAGATGAATCTTCGAACATCGAATTAGCATgacaaattattaataattgatcGAGTCCTGCTAACCCCTTCCCGTACTttaacgagtctgactcgtgatgaagattttagtCCAAACATGATTATCACGAGCCAAGCTCGCAAAATGATTTTTTGCCAGTCACGATCtttaagatatttataattatatatttataagatCTATAAAAGTAAAAGGATTAGAGTTTCAGGATTAGATTTTCCATATCCTTATATGATATCGAAAGACAAACCCAATAACTTATAAACCATACTATTCTGACCATGCGATCTTAAGAAATTTAAggtatcgatgttttttttaaatgacatCCTATAGTTTCTTTTCCATATCCTTTCATGGTATCAAAAAACAAACTCAACGCGACCTATAAATCATACTGTTCTAAtcagaaattttaaatatcgaTGTTTTTATAAACGACACCCTATAGTAAAAGGATTAAAGTTCACTTCCTCAACAGCAATATCCTGTAAAACTAACTATATCACAGGTATCACAGATATTTACATTTCGGCTCGTATTGCGACTGTTCTCGAGCATAAGTCTGGTCTGGTCTGTTTTGACGCTTACTACTTGGGCCCAAGTTTCGTCGAGCTAAATGGTACGGGAAGGGGTTAACACGTTCCATGTCAGACCGTTTTTTTGAAGActtttcgttcaggccgcgTGGAATGTATGCGTCCCACGCTTTACAACTATATTATTTTGTTTCTGGCGTATGCCTTACAATAATTAACCCttgcactcggcgattttttagctacagaagagtagaaatttactgATTTTCTAGTATAAAactgacattatttttttgagaggtaaataaagaatcgtatgataattaacacgtagaattatttgattttgatatttcgcatattgttatattatcttaaatttgatatattaattaatatgagtctttaaaattttatggtgaccgatagtcgccattcgagtgcaaagggttaaaatagtgcaaaaattataattatcaaGGAAAGATTGTATAGTTTAACACGCATAACACGACaaatcaataaatttatttttctaggAATTAGTTTAACAAATACCGGGCTGAACATTATTATGCCAAGCGAGTTGTATCCTcacatataatttttttcatcaTGCCTATATCAGTTTAACCCTTTTAGTGCCGCGCGAAAAACAGGTGCCTATGCGAGAATAACCGGCCGAATTTCATAGTTTTACTAGAGTTTGGGAAGATGCTCATAAAAACCAAACGAAAAACAATATTTACATGATTCAAGAAACAGTGAACTAAGGATGAAATAGAGAACAAAACAGTGACACTAGTTTTTCTCTactcattaaaaattatataaattacaaaggtataaatgttcataaaaatagtaaaagttgagTTCTCtcttacaaaacgtatttgcaTATACAAAAAGTCATCTTTTCATCATAATTTTATATGGACCAATTATTATGAAGTATATACTTTGCATTTCCAATGTATTTTGTAACAAGATAAACAATATTACATAACAAAAATAAATGATAACTCGAAGGTACATGATGAGCGCCGGGCGGATTATCTCTTCCAACATATATAATAATGTCCACAAAGAGTTAAAACgaaaaactattttttttaattctctcataatgaaattagatCATTTATAacgtattataaatttattttgagaTAGAGTTCTCCCGCAATGCGAATAGTAAAGCGCTACAAAGCGCGGGCCGATATATCGGCTCCCTGCACTAAAAGGGTTAAAATATGACATTCTAGTTGAATTCAAGTTTGTATGTAATTACAAAGGGATGTTACGATGAACTTTGTTAAAACATGGCAAACATAAGTGTGGTTTATCCACACAACTATCGCAGAATGttgcaatttttacaatacaGTTTCTTGTCGATTGAGAACCtaaattttcaacatttctttcgtaacaaattttgcaacgccTTCTTATCGAATTAAAGTGGCcttccttttttttaatttcgtgTCGATTTCTTCTTGGTCCAATTCGTggagaattattattattattacatgacATCAGATTCATTGCTAATTTTTTCGGAATTCGATgcttgttatttttcggtttgcAAAACTGTTATATATAATCCACGAATTCACTACAGCTTGTTCAGTTAAagttcaaatacaattttttttatacccCTTTACTAATTTTCGTAGAGGACTGCAATATGATGAAGCCATTTGATCGGAGATATCTACATAAGACTTCCCTTTCATTATAATCCACAATAATTTTCggttttataacaatattctcCCTTTTCTGTATAGCTACAGTTTCATTAGAGTGTTTCGTTGATAATGGAAGGACATCACGTTTGTtacggtgaaaaaaaaattgcTTATCACACCGCGTGAAGCGTGTATGCTCCACGATTAAATGAGGGTATCAGCAATAGTATTAACACATTAACGACCGGTAGccgattaaccccttgccgtactttaatgagtcagactcgtgataaaAATTTTGACCCAAACATCGTTTGGAAAAATTTACCGTTCGAAGTCGAAGTTTAAAACCTCAAAGACAATGTAGAGTTTGTACAGTTCATAAAAAAAGAAGTAGAACATGTTTTGTTTGCAAATTTTGCGAAGTTCCATTACATAAAGGCGACTGTTATGAACGAcatcatattttaaaaaatattaactatTTCCTATTTGTAGTAACCACTGtgatacataaaataaatataatttagcgTTAATATCGTTACAATAaaagattttattaaatataattatcctATAATAAcagaatgcagacaattttatttgaatatacaAAACGCACAGATAACGCTAGCGGTCGGTTAAGATGCCCATAATTGACTGCacaatgaattttaaaaaaattcttctTTTTACAATGATAATACCAAATGGCTTGAACGGAAAGCAGAGAACGTATTAAGAGAAATGCCTCTACCCTTGTCCTAGACGTTGTGCAGGCCACGGGGTATCGATATTTTAGACAAAGTTTATAAATTTTCTAGTAGTTCGTATTAGGACCTTGGGAAATGGTTTTGTGAATGATAGATCGACACGTCTGGGATTAATCCTTCGCACTCGGAATAATGTTCGCCGAAGATGTGGATGGTCGTGTTCtcttttatatatcttagtaattttactatatcttgaCTTGATTCTTCTGCCATTTCCAGAGAAAACCTCAGAGAaacatacatttctcaaaaagtTATGCTGAAACAAGTTAttaatcgatttttttattactattcttaataactaataaactttaatgtccCCTGAGATGCGAcagccgagtgcaaagggttaaaggttAAACTACATTACGTCCCCGACAGCAGATGCCGAGATAGCGATAGAATAAGTTATACACGTCGATATGTATTTTATCTCATGTTAGTTGACGTAAATAGTTAACACTGATCCTGTGTATTATTATTCCACCTTCTCATTGTAATGTAATACAGGTAACTCTCCTATAACACGATAGATAGGTTCATAGAAAATCCCGTGTTGCGTGAAACCGTGTTATATGAGACCCAGAGACAAAAAGGGAGTTGCGTTCCGAAAATTTaacgaaaacaaatattttttttaattctatataaaCATGTAATCTTAATACATTTGATAATTCGTTTATATATTCTTACGTTAAACCACTTTAGTTCGTTATTGCTTCCCGTCATTATTTTAAGGTAATTTAGTTTTTAAGCAAAACAAAAATCGTATTATTTAATACTGTCGAAGTATAGTGTTGTACAAAGGTTTTCGTAATCTTTTTATCGTATtagagcgaaaccgtgttaCAGATTGCAGTATTATACGAGGGTCTTGCAATTTATCCTATCGTGTTACAGCAAAACCGTGTTGTAAGATGTCGTGCTGTAGGAGGGTTACTTGTACTATAAAACTCAATTCGTATATGTGATATTTCATGTATAGAAAATTCTTGTACCCTATCTATACGATATGATAAAATTCATAGTTCTGGAGAGATTCGATATCTTTTATTTCGTCAATTTTATTCTAAAAAACACCTAACATGCTTAGCTGGTATTTCAAATCGATACAAATAGTAGATCGCAAAGTATTATGAAATAgatgaagaaaattttcaattagagTAGCACGCATCTTTTCTTATAATCGTTATTTAGTATCTCAGAAGGAATATCGCAAtaccaaaaaataaaatataatataaacataatattttattactatAATTATCTATAAGTACCTTTTCACTGTTAAATATTT
Encoded proteins:
- the LOC143221352 gene encoding histone-lysine N-methyltransferase SETMAR-like, yielding MVINKVHYRHLMLFFFRMGKNATQAANKICAVYGEDAVAERTVRKWFARFKAGNFDHEDEEGPGRPSTTDEDMIRTEIENSPCSTLRQLAGMLNKSKLTIHDHTVKLGYVNRLDVWVPHDLTKKNLLDRVSICDLLYKRKRGDAISEAISDGG